In Trifolium pratense cultivar HEN17-A07 linkage group LG7, ARS_RC_1.1, whole genome shotgun sequence, a genomic segment contains:
- the LOC123895143 gene encoding phytosulfokine receptor 2, translated as MVLVRSFLLTLFQCCVLSWFFCLSLSLDNGTKSCDPSDLSALKDFAGNLTNGSSILKAWSNDSVCCNWMGVFCGDNNGESVNRVTKLILSEMSLNGTISPSLAKLDHLNVLNLSFNHLEGKLPSEFSKLKMLKFLDLSYNMLSGPVNDTLSGLNSIEVLNVSSNSFSGEFFHLVEFPHLLALNVSNNSFTGRFSSQLCNSSKNLHTLHLSSNLFDGNLEGLNNCNKSLQRLHLDSNSFSGPLPDSLYSMLALEQLSLSANNFSGMLSNELSKLSSLKSLVVSANRFSGKIPNVFENFLQLEQFVAHANSFSGSLPSTLSLCTKLRVLDLKNNSLSGSIDLNFTGLSNLCSLDLASNHFTGPLPSSLSYCRELKVLSLARNGLNGSIPESYAKLSSLLFVSFSNNSLVNLSGALSVLQNCKNLTTLILTKNFRGEEIPQSVPSAGFESLVVLALGNCGLKSYIPSWLLKCKKLAVLDLSWNSLNGSIPSWIGEMDRLFYLDFSNNSLTGEIPKSLTELKGLVCSNCGRPNFASYAFIPLFVKRNTSASGLQYNQASSFPPSILLSNNMLNGSIWPGIGKLKALHVMDFSRNNISGTIPSSISEMENLETLDLSYNNLSGTIPPSFNNLTFLSKFSVAHNHLQGPIPSGGQFLSFPSSSFEGNLGLCRDIDIDSTRCKVVNNMRPNLPSHSSKKISRSSVFGITISIGVGLALLLAIIVLRMSKREDKPIDNFDEEMNTRRSHRLSSEGFVSSKLVLFQNSDCKDLAVSDLLKATNNFNQANIVGCGGFGLVYKAYLPNGMKAAVKRLSGDCGQMEREFQAEVEALSRAQHKNLVSLKGYCRHGNDRLLIYSYMENGSLDYWLHECVDGNSALKWDIRLKIAQGAARGLAYLHKGCEPFIVHRDVKSSNILLDDKFEAHLADFGLSRLLSPYDTHVTTDLVGTLGYIPPEYSQTLTATFRGDVYSFGVVLLELLTGRRPVEVIKGKNCRNLVSWVYQMKYEKKEQEIFDQAIWEKEREKQLLEVLGIACKCLDQDPRQRPSIEMVVSWLDNVRFDGIQQ; from the coding sequence ATGGTGTTAGTAAGAAGTTTCTTGTTAACACTATTTCAATGTTGTGTCTTATcttggtttttttgtttgtctttgAGTCTTGACAATGGAACAAAATCATGTGATCCTAGTGATTTATCAGCTTTGAAGGATTTTGCAGGAAACCTTACAAATGGTTCTTCAATTTTGAAAGCATGGTCTAATGATAGTGTTTGTTGCAATTGGATGGGAGTTTTTTGTGGTGATAACAATGGAGAATCTGTTAATAGAGTGACCAAGTTGATCCTTTCTGAGATGAGTCTAAATGGAACAATTTCACCTTCTTTAGCAAAACTAGATCATCTCAATGTGTTGAATCTTTCATTCAATCATCTTGAGGGTAAATTGCCTTCAGAATTTTCCAAGTTGAAGATGTTGAAGTTTCTTGATTTGAGCTATAACATGTTATCAGGACCTGTTAATGATACACTTTCTGGTTTGAATTCCATTGAAGTGTTGAATGTTTCGAGCAATTCATTTTCCGGAGAGTTCTTTCATCTTGTGGAATTTCCACATCTACTTGCTCTTAATGTGAGTAACAATTCATTCACAGGTAGATTCAGTTCTCAACTTTGTAATTCTTCTAAGAATCTTCACACACTTCATTTATCTTCGAACCTTTTCGATGGTAATCTTGAAGGTTTGAACAACTGTAACAAATCTCTCCAAAGGTTGCATTTGGATTCCAATTCATTTTCTGGCCCTTTACCTGATTCTTTGTATTCAATGTTGGCCTTGGAGCAATTATCACTTTCTGCCAACAATTTTTCTGGCATGTTAAGCAATGAGTTAAGTAAGCTTTCTAGCCTAAAATCTCTTGTGGTTTCTGCGAACCGTTTTTCTGGCAAAATTCCAAATGTTTTTGAGAATTTTTTGCAGTTAGAACAATTTGTAGCACATGCTAATTCATTTTCTGGATCATTACCTTCCACTTTGTCTTTATGCACTAAACTTAGAGTTCTTGATCTTAAGAATAATTCATTGTCAGGTTCAATTGATCTTAATTTCACCggtttgtccaatctttgttcACTCGATCTTGCTAGTAATCATTTTACCGGACCACTTCCTAGTTCATTGTCCTATTGTCGtgaattgaaagttttaagCCTCGCTAGGAATGGTTTAAATGGTTCTATACCTGAAAGCTATGCCAAATTATCTTCTCTTTTGTTTGTGTCATTTTCAAACAATAGCTTAGTGAATTTATCTGGTGCACTTTCTGTTCTTCAGAACTGCAAAAACCTCACAACTCTAATCCTTACTAAGAATTTCCGCGGCGAAGAAATTCCGCAAAGTGTACCATCAGCAGGATTTGAAAGTCTTGTGGTGTTAGCACTCGGAAACTGTGGTCTTAAAAGTTATATTCCTTCTTGGCTATTgaaatgcaagaaattggcgGTACTTGATTTGTCTTGGAACTCATTGAATGGTAGTATTCCTTCGTGGATTGGTGAAATGGACCGTTTGTTCTATTTGGATTTCTCAAACAATTCTCTCACGGGAGAAATACCGAAAAGTTTGACAGAGTTGAAGGGACTGGTGTGTTCAAATTGTGGAAGACCGAATTTTGCTTCTTATGCTTTCATTCCTCTCTTTGTGAAGAGAAATACTAGTGCTAGTGGTTTGCAATATAATCAAGCTTCAAGTTTCCCTCCTTCAATTTTATTGAGCAATAACATGTTAAATGGGAGTATATGGCCCGGAATCGGTAAGTTGAAGGCACTTCATGTGATGGATTTCAGCAGGAACAATATCAGCGGCACAATTCCGAGTAGTATTTCAGAGATGGAGAATTTGGAAACATTGGATTTATCTTATAATAATCTATCTGGAACAATCCCTCCTTCATTTAACAACCTCACATTCTTGTCGAAGTTCAGTGTGGCGCATAATCACTTGCAAGGTCCGATTCCAAGTGGGGGGCAGTTTCTAAGCTTCCCTAGTTCGAGCTTTGAGGGTAATTTGGGACTTTGCAGGGACATTGATATTGATAGTACTCGATGCAAAGTTGTTAACAACATGAGGCCAAATTTGCCTTCtcattcgtcaaaaaaaattagtagaagCAGTGTATTTGGCATAACAATCAGCATAGGGGTAGGGCTTGCTTTGTTGCTTGCAATTATCGTGCTAAGAATGTCAAAGAGGGAAGATAAACCTATTGATAACTTTGACGAGGAGATGAATACTAGGAGGTCACACAGGTTATCATCCGAAGGATTTGTTTCATCGAAATTGGTCCTTTTTCAGAATTCAGATTGCAAGGATCTCGCAGTTTCTGATTTGTTAAAAGCAACAAACAATTTCAACCAGGCAAACATTGTTGGCTGTGGCGGCTTCGGTCTTGTTTACAAGGCATATCTTCCGAACGGCATGAAAGCAGCCGTTAAGAGGCTTTCTGGCGACTGTGGTCAGATGGAACGCGAATTCCAAGCCGAAGTTGAAGCCCTCTCGAGAGCTCAACACAAGAACCTTGTTTCTCTTAAAGGCTATTGTCGGCATGGCAACGATCGATTGCTAATTTACTCATATATGGAGAATGGTAGCTTGGATTATTGGCTTCACGAGTGCGTGGATGGAAATTCAGCTCTGAAATGGGATATACGACTCAAGATTGCACAAGGCGCGGCTCGTGGATTAGCTTACTTGCACAAGGGGTGTGAACCGTTCATAGTCCACCGTGATGTTAAATCTAGCAACATACTTTTGGATGATAAATTTGAAGCTCATTTGGCAGATTTTGGTCTCTCAAGACTACTTTCACCGTACGATACTCACGTCACAACAGACTTAGTAGGAACTTTAGGTTATATTCCTCCAGAATATAGTCAGACACTGACAGCAACATTCCGTGGCGATGTCTATAGTTTCGGCGTTGTTCTTCTCGAGCTTCTTACCGGTAGAAGGCCTGTGGAAGTCATCAAggggaaaaattgcaggaactTGGTGTCTTGGGTTTATCAgatgaaatatgaaaagaagGAGCAAGAAATTTTTGATCAAGCCATTTGGGAAAAGGAGAGGGAGAAACAACTATTGGAGGTTCTTGGCATTGCTTGTAAATGTCTAGACCAAGATCCAAGACAAAGACCTTCGATTGAAATGGTTGTTTCATGGCTTGATAATGTAAGATTTGATGGCATTCAACAATGA